A stretch of DNA from Bactrocera neohumeralis isolate Rockhampton chromosome 6, APGP_CSIRO_Bneo_wtdbg2-racon-allhic-juicebox.fasta_v2, whole genome shotgun sequence:
GCAAATTCTGAACTATTCTCTTTCAAGTCAAAATATAGAAACAAAAGCCAATACATAAGCTAGTACGCGATAATTACTAATAAACttaataattaacttaataaacTAGTTAGTCCATCTActttatcaatatattttagcttaaatattttgaCGCAAATTTTTTGACTGATAATGCTTTAAAAAGAAACTACAACACGGCAAAAGGCGTGTAGCAGCAGGTTAATCGAAAGCTAGAAGTTCTCAACAGTTTCAGATTGCTGACGCCAGTCGGGGAGTTAAGTAGTGCATTATCGACGGACATTATTAGTAAAAATTGcgtatatatttgaaaaaacactTCGACCGGTTTTTAACGTTCGCTTTGCTTTGCGTCGTCTGAAGAATATTGATAACACGCTTCACTTAGCTCGCCATGACCGAAACGTTCTTTGTAGGTGTTGATATAGGCACGGGCAGTGCCCGTGCTGCACTGGTCGATTTGAAGGGAAAGGTATTGAAGCAGTGTGTGAAACCAATACAGACTTGGAACCCCGAGCGCGATTACTATGAACAATCATCCGAGGATATTTGGAGTGCAGTGTGTCATTGTGTGAAGGTGAGATGAAATTTAGCGATATTTGCAGCAAAAAAAGACGATCCATAAGTCATGTTTAAACATGTactaacatatttaataaaatagaattaaaataatttcaaaaattagctAGTATAAATGTTGGAAATCCTCTACTTAGTTTAAACAGGATGcggttaatatttgaatttttaaacaaaagattAAACGCGGGAggcaaatttcaacttttcttgagATTAGATAAATTAGTGTCGTTGGtatattatattgttttgtGTTTTGCCGATAAAGAGTGAGTTTAACCTTCGTGTATAACCTTTATATTTTGATTAGACCGATTACAAAGTGATTATAGACAAATGTTTACGAATACAATGGAGAAATTGTTGCATTAGTTGGATTTGTTGATAACTTAaagtgtaataataaaataaaatacattatgtaaatataataaaacataaactataataaaataattttgatattagaaattaaacaatagttttttttttaattataaaacccAAGAAAATAACCTTAGCTTTGGCAGCACTTTTCACAGCCGCTTTCTTACAGAAAAAACAATTCTTTAACTCGaattcgatcggtcagtttgtatgccagtatatatagtggtccgatctcaaaATTTGCTCCGAGATTGTGCCGTTGCATTGAGAattaattcatgccaaatttgtaaagataccttttcaaataacaaagttttcTGACTGACCGAAATCAagaatccaataaaaactttatatattttcccaGGAAGTCACAAAAGACACTAAGAAGGAAAACATAAAAGCTATTTCTTTTGATGCCACCTGCTCCTTGGTGATATTGGGCAAAAATGGTGAATCTCTCACTGTCAGTCGCACCGGCAAAAGCGAGCAGAATATCATATTGTGGATGGATCATCGTGCACATGCCGAAGCCACACTTATAAATGCGACCAAACACGAGCTGCTGCAGTATGTCGGCGGACAAGTATCACTGGAGATGGAAATACCGAAATTGTTGTGGTTGAAAAAGAATCTACAAAGTACATGGAGTAAAGTCTGGCGCGCCTTTGATCTGCCCGATTTTCTTACATGGCGCAGCACAGGCGTTGACACGCGTTCGCTGTGTTCAGTAGTTTGCAAATGGAATTACGATGCTATGAATATGCGTTGGAGCGCAGATTTTTTAAAGCAGATAGGTTTGGATGATTTATGCGCAAACGATTTCGAAATAATTGGACAGCGCATCTGTGAGCCGGGTTCGGCGGTGGGCGCAGGTAaataaaaactgattttaaaacACCTATCTAAataattctaaataaataacggaaatttatattcatacataatAGGTTTAACGGCGGAAGCTGCCAAAGAGCTCTCACTACTGCCTGGTACAATCGTTGGCACCTCGCTAATTGACGCACACGCCGGTGCGTTGGGCATGTTTGGTTGTCGTGCCTCATTGGAAGCGAGTGATAAGCCACTGGAAGCAATATTGGAGAATCTACAAGGCAAATTGGCGCTTATATGCGGCACTTCCACCTGCCACATGAGCTTGACACGCGAGCCTTGCCTGGCACATGGTGTGTGGGGTCCTTATCGCGGTGCCATACTGCCGAATTACTACCTCAACGAAGGTGGTCAGAGCGCTGCTGGTATATTATTGGATTTCATTGTAAAAACGCATACAAAATATGCCGACATACAAGCGAAATTAGGCAAAAATGAGTGAGTTCGCATGATTTGACTACTGTGGCAACGTTTTTGATGCCTTTTACATTTCAGGCACatatatcaatatttaaataatctaTTGGAGAAGATGCGTTTGGAACGCGGTTACGATGATATTTGCTTTCTGACCAATGAATTGCATGTTTGGCCAGATTTTCATGGCAATCGTTCGCCTATCGCTGATCCCAATTTGAGGGGCATGGTAAGTATTAAATAGCTTTTTGCCTATATAATAAAAGTGCCAATCAAATACGTTTACGTATACAACTTacatcatataaaaatattacattaacTACCGTCATTTAATACAATTTAGATATCGGGCCTCAATATGAACGCCGATGAGGAGTCGTTGGCGCTCTTGTATTTGGCATTTGTACAAGCATTAGCTGTGAGTAACATCATTATTTATTGATAAACAATGAAAGCACTTGAACTCTATTTTTATGctcatttttttatcaatagtATGGCACCCGTCACATTATTGATAACCTCGTCGAGAAATTTAAGCGTGTGCCCTACAGCAGTATGCTGTTTTGTGGTGGCTTAGCAAAGAACAGCGTGTATGTGCAAGCACACGCCGATATCTGCCGATTAGCCGCTGTGATACCAGATGAGCAGGAAATGGTATTGGTCGGTGCCGCCATGTTGGGCGCATGTGCCGCAAACGTTTATGGAAATTTAGAGGTGGGTAACCGaatattttcgtttatataatgaagaaattatgttttattcttattcttaCTATAATCCTTTATAAATGATATTTCAGGCTACTTCGAAGGAAATGGGCGGCACTGGTGTACTGTTAAAACCGAAAAAGTCCACTGCGGACTATCACAATCGCAAGTATCGAGTTTTTCTGCAAATGCTTGAAGATCAAcgcaaatacaaacaaataatggaaaacTAAATCCGTTATACTAAAGgcttaacaatttaattttgtctttatgcatttattgtaccgttttttgtttgaaattgtacCTACATAACGGCATATTGCTACTACACACATTTGTTTGTACCTTAATACCTTCCaaagattttataaattgttaCTATGCCATGaactaattaattattaaataaattaagttttgttACATTTGTTGCAACAAGTCCAAAAGTTGTGCTCGCACTTAATATAACTACTTAACACTTTATTGCAGCGAATGCAATGCAGATTTTATGATGTTTACATACTAGTATGTAAGTATAAGCAACCactgttttgattttatattaagCGATAAAAGCAGCAGCTTTTGTCGCAATTTTGCCACGGCATACGGGGCAAGTAACACGAATCTTTTCGGAGCAGTCTTCACAGATGCACACATGTCCACATGGCAATATTATGAcctgtaaaaaaagaaaattcaaacaaaatgtcATTTCttgatacaaaaaaatgtaaacaaaaacgcATAACTGACAGTACTGTAcagtaatttaatttgtttacactCACTCACCTCTTTGGGATTCGTTGAGCATACAACACACAACTGCTCAGTGGTAAGATTGAGTGGGCGTGTACGTGCACGTCTCTCACGTCGCTCCTTCTCTAGAGTTTCTTTGATTTTTCGTTCATCACGTTCTTGCTTCTTTTTGTTGTACAGCTTACGTACTATGTAACCAATGAGTATAGCTGAGATTGTGCCGCAGACAAAGATTTTAACactaccaaaaaatatatgtatataataaaattacaccaataaaaaagaaaagaaaagctgCAGTTGCACCGTAACACTTACAGCATGGATGATTTAGCCTCttcgaattttttaatcaaTGTAGACTTGGTAGCGGTCGTTAAAAAGAGTGGACCCACCGGCGATGGTTGCAAACGTAACGTTTTACCATCCAACTCCAATTCACCAATTGCTGTAATGAAACTACCATCACGCAACACTTCCTCTGTTGTCTGCAGACCTTTTTGTCTGACACCGGAGAAAAAGCCGAAAACATGATCGAAAAACGAAAGCGAGGATGGCTCATAGTTGTCATACACCACATCCAAATCCAGCACAGCAGCGCTTAATGCATCAATGATTTCAACGCCACTTTCGTTGTTGCGCAACTCAAAAGGCATTTCGTTCGATGACACATGTATGAGTTTGCGTTGTTCGGTCCAGAAACCGGCAAAGCCGCGCGTAACGCGATGTTCACTACAAATCAAAACATTGTAAAttgttgtacaacaaaaaaGCGTTAAAGTAATTGTTATCACCTGAGTTTGATTATTTGTAAGACACCAGTTACGGATGGCGACATAACGCTGCGCATTGGCACACCAATTGGTGTGACCGTGCCGCGCACCACAGCATACGGTATCTTTTTATCCTTTTGTGCACCCACATATTTCTTGAGATCACTATCTATAGCCAGTTGTGGGGCAGCCTGGAAAGCATAAAGCACATGCGATTTAGATGAAATTTGTAGCTCACTATCAGCTGTTGGTTGTTGCACTAACCTTGAGACAGTTCACATTTTTCTTGTAGCTGACATATTCTTTAACACATAGCCCTAATATTAACAAATCAACACCAAGCGCAATTGATTCGTGCAGAAATTCCATGATTACTGCagaaattacttaatttttcaaGAGGCTTTGaggtatatttacattttttacgtGAGAGTTGATAAAAAAACTGATACGAATGAGGAAATATGTGACAAAAAGTGATAAATGTTTTACATGGGGAAATGTCAACAATTTGACACTTTCGCAAGTGCTGCCAAATCATAATATCATTAAcgaatgaaataattatttctgtTTCCGCCAATTGTTTCCTTTGGTTATTGCTtcgttttaatattatattttcaatttgtctTTCGCGTAAAACGTGTATTGTgtgttaaaatgttttattatataataaaatcttttaaatgttgCTGTTATCTTAACAGAAATGTTAATGAAAGAATAATGTATAAACATCCATATATAAAGGTAAATAAAGAAAGGTCAGGAAGGAAGATTGGTGATTGCAGCTACCACTTTCGCAACTACAATTCCACATATTTTGGCTAGTTGCTTTTGCAATTCCATTGATAACCCACCATCTTAGAATTTCTGAATAAGTGAGGTATGTGTCTACCTTCAATTTTatggtaaattaaaataattatctaATAACAATATTAAGCTCTGAACAATGTACAATGTATTACCGGTGGAATTGTAAAAGACATGTCTTCAGACCATTGCGGGAAAATTAATTATGTGCTTTGGGTTATAATTCAATTAGATCgaatattattaccaataataTTTGAAAGGCTTTTGTAGCTACTTGCTCATcttaacgtacatatgtatatgtatgtaaaatatatgaaatagttCGGAATATGTGGAAAAAGTCTTTCTAGGCCTGTGCTAAAACCTTTAAAAATggtaaaagataaaaaaaatcaggTCGGATGAAAGCCTTAAAAAGAGTAAGACAAACTAACagcaatgaaagaaaaaaaaatatcataagaAGCTTAGAAAacagtttttttgtaaaaaataaaaataaaaaaatcttgattagttgaatttttcacataaaatgtAAGTTTATCACGCAACTTCTAGAATGATCGTTTTTTACCTACAACTTTCGccatttaaaatcttttttcatACAACTTTTAGTTTTGCTGGACATAAATCGATATAAACCGGTtgtaacttttaaaaattcaagcCACCCCAATCCTTTCTCTTCTTGGTCACAGGTCGAgggtaatatatacatatatatgtatttttatatgtttttatattaattgttatttCATCTTCCTTTTCCTTTAGGTTTCGTACTACtataattattttgctttcaaaaattatcgacTTTGGCAATATAAGGGTCATCACTATAATATCGCACAAAATAGGTTAATATATCATTGGTATTTGGTAAATAATATAGTTTactttgtttaaatattaacttttgCAACATCTTTTACAGAACTCcattaaaaaactattaaatgGTCTATTATAATATTTGCTAAGCAAAGTGAAAAgattttttgccaaataaacTTCAGAAATTATTTGGTACGAACAGGCGTTTTCATTAGAGCCATCTTGAAGCGTTTCGGCATTTcggcaatataaatatttactccAACTTTCTAAAGATTTCTCACGCCAGCGCTGCTTTGAACTGCTTTGAATTTACTGATAGCGTTTAAAAGACAAACAAACCAAAAGCAGCATGAGTCATTACGCATATCTTCatgcatattcatacatatatatctaactACTTATCGACATGCATATATTTCTCAATAAGAATATGATGGCCTCTAAGTATTTTATCGAGCTTTTATTTGGGATGCTTGCAAGAAGTTGCTTCAGAGTGGTAAAAAACTTCGTAGGCGCAAGATCGTTTTGAAAAAGTTAACTCAGATAACGCGAAGAAGTTCAAAAAGTgttaaatgtttgaaatttacAACGTTTGTAATTAGTGTTACTAAAAGCTAAATATTGTGCGTGctaagaaattgtaaaaaacagtttttattcgaaaattcaaattaataaaagtacCTCGatttaaaataaaggaaaatatgaaattttctaatACATATTCAGTGCTCGTGGTAAGATGCATGCGTGGCAAGAAAGTATACGTAGATCTGATATAtaaaaaacatgtaaaaatCAGCAGAGGGTAGTCGAACAATTTCCTAAATTCCTAAATTTATTATTCCATTAccatttttttcgaataattattaaatatataaatatattccttttTGAAACAATGTTCTGTGCGAGTTTAACTCCGAAATTCCAAGATCGGTAATAGAAGTCAGTGCAGTGACGAATGGAAAAGTGTGACTGAAACAGTTTTCGACCATTGAAAACCGTATTCCAAAAGTTGGTGAACACTTAAATGGATAACCTGAAAGTTTTGTGAAGAATCCATTTATGAATAAACAAACTgaggaattttatttaaataaaaaaaataaatcgttttCTAAGATTTTCAGTCTCGAAATATATCGtcattattttgatatttagcgatccaatttttaaataagaacaACACGAAAATAAAAACGAGTTAGAAACCTCTCTTTAAACCTTTCGTAATTAAAACTGGgagaaatttttttcgaaaaaggcAAAGGCTCGCAGTTATTTCCAGAATACGTCGAAGATGGTTGTCGACCTTACTAAATTGTCACTTTCTCTAGAATAGTAGCTCTTTCAACAAACGATAccgttacatttttttattgtatcttTGTTTTTAGAAACACTTATAAGCCTACCCAAAACCAATAATTACCTCACTTTATaactgaaaatttatattttttgtcttcTCCCCAGTTCGGCAGCCTGCTGTTGGCTATGTGGTTCGCGTTGACTGCCTCGCAGATACAACCGCGTGAGACGAATACCTGTGAGGGTCGCCAAACTACCGGAAACATTTGTGAATCATGCGAATTGCTGTCCACATGCGTGCGTAACTCCAGCGGTTGGATGACAATCCCCATTGAGATATGCGACACCGCCAAGGGCTTCTACTGCAACTCACGTGCCGGCATGTGCAGCAATTCGACCGGACCGTGTCATCCCTTCGCCATGGATGGCAATTTTCCATGCACCTCGCAGGGTATCTTCCCCGATCCGTACGATTGTCAGAAATATCACATGTGCTACTTTGCGGGCGTTACTCTGGTGGCGGTAACACTGGAATGTTACGGTAACAAGGCATTCAATGCGGCAAGTGGTCAATGTACGGCAACACTGCAAGATTCCATCTGTTTGTTGCCGCAATTTCAATGTGACAATGTTGGTGATGCGCATCCATGGCCGAATAGTCCGAATGTTTTCTACATTTGTCGTGCGCTTTCGCAGCAAGATGAACGTGTACTCTATCCATCGCTTTATCGGTGTTCTGATGGTGAGGTCTTTAACGGTTATGGCTGTCAACAAGGCAACACACAAGTGGATATCACAACAAGTTCTCCCGCAGCGACCGTAACGGCGGTAACAGCAGTAACAGCGATTAGCGGTTCAGGTACTGGCACTACCACAACGGTGTCTCCTTCCACTGGCAGATGTTCGGTGGCTGGTTTATCGGCCGATCCAGAAGATTGTACCAAGTACTATTACTGTTCGGCGGTGAATGGAGTGCAGCGCCGTCGCAGTTGTCCATCGGGTACTCATTTCAGTACTCAGTACGTGTCTTGTGTCTTGGGTGCATGCGGAAAGTAAttgtttatacttgtatattttgagtagtaaataaaataaaggatttgCTATAAAATCGTACTTACTTTTTTGTGCGAGGgctgattatatacatatataatgtggAGATTGGACAGGAAACTTGTGTAGCTTCAAA
This window harbors:
- the LOC126761145 gene encoding FGGY carbohydrate kinase domain-containing protein — protein: MTETFFVGVDIGTGSARAALVDLKGKVLKQCVKPIQTWNPERDYYEQSSEDIWSAVCHCVKEVTKDTKKENIKAISFDATCSLVILGKNGESLTVSRTGKSEQNIILWMDHRAHAEATLINATKHELLQYVGGQVSLEMEIPKLLWLKKNLQSTWSKVWRAFDLPDFLTWRSTGVDTRSLCSVVCKWNYDAMNMRWSADFLKQIGLDDLCANDFEIIGQRICEPGSAVGAGLTAEAAKELSLLPGTIVGTSLIDAHAGALGMFGCRASLEASDKPLEAILENLQGKLALICGTSTCHMSLTREPCLAHGVWGPYRGAILPNYYLNEGGQSAAGILLDFIVKTHTKYADIQAKLGKNEHIYQYLNNLLEKMRLERGYDDICFLTNELHVWPDFHGNRSPIADPNLRGMISGLNMNADEESLALLYLAFVQALAYGTRHIIDNLVEKFKRVPYSSMLFCGGLAKNSVYVQAHADICRLAAVIPDEQEMVLVGAAMLGACAANVYGNLEATSKEMGGTGVLLKPKKSTADYHNRKYRVFLQMLEDQRKYKQIMEN
- the LOC126761147 gene encoding mitochondrial E3 ubiquitin protein ligase 1, with translation MEFLHESIALGVDLLILGLCVKEYVSYKKNVNCLKAAPQLAIDSDLKKYVGAQKDKKIPYAVVRGTVTPIGVPMRSVMSPSVTGVLQIIKLSEHRVTRGFAGFWTEQRKLIHVSSNEMPFELRNNESGVEIIDALSAAVLDLDVVYDNYEPSSLSFFDHVFGFFSGVRQKGLQTTEEVLRDGSFITAIGELELDGKTLRLQPSPVGPLFLTTATKSTLIKKFEEAKSSMLVKIFVCGTISAILIGYIVRKLYNKKKQERDERKIKETLEKERRERRARTRPLNLTTEQLCVVCSTNPKEVIILPCGHVCICEDCSEKIRVTCPVCRGKIATKAAAFIA
- the LOC126761774 gene encoding uncharacterized protein LOC126761774, whose protein sequence is MYKHPYIKFGSLLLAMWFALTASQIQPRETNTCEGRQTTGNICESCELLSTCVRNSSGWMTIPIEICDTAKGFYCNSRAGMCSNSTGPCHPFAMDGNFPCTSQGIFPDPYDCQKYHMCYFAGVTLVAVTLECYGNKAFNAASGQCTATLQDSICLLPQFQCDNVGDAHPWPNSPNVFYICRALSQQDERVLYPSLYRCSDGEVFNGYGCQQGNTQVDITTSSPAATVTAVTAVTAISGSGTGTTTTVSPSTGRCSVAGLSADPEDCTKYYYCSAVNGVQRRRSCPSGTHFSTQYVSCVLGACGK